A genomic window from Luteolibacter sp. LG18 includes:
- a CDS encoding DnaJ domain-containing protein — MDAFETLGIPRALAISEEELRAAFREAGKRVHPDAGGSEADFALVQQAFATLASASKRLKHWLTLRGEAGDDRGVIAPELMDLFGQVGTVMQRADAIVRKRGEARSALVLAMLEGETQSCREAVEAAISSVDAALAVETAVFPAIETGEVSAAQAARHVRNLAFLEKWRANLQERFARLL, encoded by the coding sequence ATGGATGCCTTCGAGACTCTGGGGATTCCCCGCGCGCTGGCGATCTCCGAGGAGGAGCTCCGCGCGGCGTTCCGTGAGGCGGGCAAGCGGGTGCATCCGGATGCGGGCGGCAGCGAGGCGGACTTCGCGCTGGTGCAGCAGGCCTTCGCCACGCTCGCCAGTGCTTCGAAACGACTGAAGCACTGGCTCACGTTGCGCGGCGAGGCGGGCGATGACCGCGGTGTGATCGCCCCGGAGCTGATGGATCTCTTCGGCCAGGTCGGCACGGTGATGCAGCGGGCGGATGCCATCGTCCGCAAGCGAGGCGAGGCCCGCTCGGCGCTGGTGCTGGCGATGCTGGAAGGCGAGACCCAATCGTGCCGTGAGGCGGTGGAGGCGGCGATCTCCAGCGTGGACGCCGCGCTTGCCGTGGAAACGGCGGTCTTTCCCGCCATCGAGACCGGAGAGGTCTCCGCGGCGCAGGCCGCCCGGCATGTCCGCAATCTCGCGTTCCTGGAAAAATGGCGCGCCAACCTCCAGGAGCGCTTCGCCCGCTTGCTCTGA
- a CDS encoding iron-sulfur cluster assembly accessory protein yields MSAPTVNFKVGNEKLIRVLDGASSHLRGLLAKQGRPEGALRIAVVGGGCSGLQYKMDLVDGPRDRDILVPSNGVNVVIDPKSALFVSGSELDFSDDLQQGGFKVSNPNAIVTCSCGESFAA; encoded by the coding sequence GTGAGCGCTCCCACGGTCAATTTCAAGGTCGGCAATGAAAAGCTGATCCGCGTCCTCGATGGCGCGTCCAGCCACCTGCGCGGCCTGCTGGCGAAGCAGGGGCGGCCGGAAGGCGCGCTCCGCATCGCCGTGGTCGGCGGCGGTTGCTCCGGACTCCAATACAAGATGGATCTCGTCGATGGCCCGCGCGACCGTGACATCCTCGTCCCCAGCAACGGGGTGAACGTGGTGATCGATCCGAAGAGCGCGCTGTTCGTCAGCGGCAGCGAGCTGGACTTCTCCGACGACCTCCAGCAGGGCGGCTTCAAGGTCAGCAACCCGAACGCGATCGTGACCTGCTCGTGCGGCGAGAGTTTCGCAGCCTGA
- a CDS encoding beta-N-acetylhexosaminidase, which produces MFRLPIVCLILSTGAAWAEVPLIPRPSKVEEKGGSLDLGASPKVRLAPFTGSDVALLDLSAAAGKPLSQASSGETPQIVVVRDKAAPKGEGYRLDVSSRGALVSAADDAGLFYGTQSLAQLLASTQGKSLPFLSVEDAPRFGWRGYMLDEARHFSGEVAVKRLLDAMARYKLNRFHWHLTDSSGWRIEIKKYPKLATIGGRGNETERTGDSPVQFYTQEEIKRIVAYAKARQITIVPEIDMPGHADAAVLAYPELDGGGMPAPKKWPHFTFNPAKKEVLTFLDDVLKEVGGLFPDAGVIHFGGDEANFGWQKWPELPEVKELMAKEGLKDNDAVEGWFNRRMAKSVNALGFKTGGWDEIVARGLPKDQTVVFWWRHDKPGVLRQALDGGYPVVLCPRRPLYFDFVQDGSHKDGRIWGGFNPLADVYQFPASLKLSEKDEKLVLGMQACMWTETMKTQARRDFMTWPRLVAMAEAAWTPQARKDFKSFEGRLPAELAWLNAHGIKTWDPYVKTPEVSDKGVKVEYPDTPEAP; this is translated from the coding sequence ATGTTCCGTTTGCCAATTGTTTGTTTGATCCTTTCGACCGGTGCCGCGTGGGCGGAGGTCCCATTGATTCCCCGCCCGTCCAAGGTGGAGGAAAAGGGCGGCTCGCTCGATCTGGGTGCCTCGCCCAAGGTCCGTCTCGCGCCCTTCACCGGCAGCGACGTCGCGCTGCTCGATCTTTCCGCCGCCGCGGGAAAACCCCTGTCCCAAGCCTCCTCCGGCGAGACGCCGCAGATCGTGGTGGTCCGCGACAAGGCCGCGCCGAAGGGCGAGGGCTACCGCCTCGACGTCAGCTCCCGCGGCGCGCTGGTGAGCGCGGCCGATGACGCCGGCCTGTTCTACGGCACGCAGTCGCTGGCCCAGCTTCTGGCCTCGACCCAAGGCAAGAGCCTGCCCTTCCTCTCGGTGGAGGACGCACCCCGCTTTGGCTGGCGCGGCTACATGCTCGACGAGGCCCGCCATTTCTCCGGCGAGGTGGCCGTGAAGCGCCTGCTCGACGCGATGGCACGCTACAAGCTCAACCGCTTTCACTGGCACCTCACCGACTCCTCGGGCTGGCGCATTGAGATCAAAAAGTATCCGAAGCTGGCCACCATCGGCGGCCGCGGCAACGAGACCGAGCGCACCGGCGACTCGCCGGTGCAGTTCTACACGCAGGAGGAGATCAAGCGCATCGTGGCCTACGCGAAGGCCCGCCAGATCACCATCGTCCCGGAGATCGACATGCCCGGCCACGCCGATGCCGCGGTGCTCGCCTACCCGGAGCTCGATGGTGGCGGCATGCCCGCGCCGAAAAAGTGGCCGCACTTCACCTTCAATCCCGCCAAGAAGGAGGTTCTGACCTTCCTCGACGACGTCCTCAAGGAAGTCGGCGGGCTGTTCCCGGACGCCGGGGTGATCCACTTCGGCGGCGATGAGGCGAACTTCGGCTGGCAAAAATGGCCGGAACTGCCGGAGGTGAAGGAACTGATGGCAAAGGAAGGCCTGAAGGACAACGACGCCGTCGAGGGTTGGTTCAACCGCCGGATGGCGAAATCCGTGAACGCGCTGGGCTTCAAGACCGGCGGTTGGGACGAGATCGTGGCCCGCGGCCTGCCGAAGGACCAGACGGTGGTCTTCTGGTGGCGTCACGACAAACCCGGTGTGCTGCGCCAGGCGCTGGACGGCGGCTACCCGGTGGTGCTGTGCCCGCGCCGGCCGCTCTATTTCGACTTCGTCCAGGATGGCAGCCACAAGGACGGCCGGATCTGGGGCGGCTTCAACCCGCTCGCGGACGTCTACCAGTTCCCCGCCAGCCTGAAGCTCTCCGAGAAGGACGAGAAGCTGGTGCTGGGCATGCAGGCCTGCATGTGGACCGAGACGATGAAGACCCAGGCCCGCCGCGACTTCATGACCTGGCCGCGGCTGGTGGCCATGGCGGAGGCGGCCTGGACCCCTCAGGCGCGGAAGGATTTCAAGTCGTTCGAAGGCCGCCTCCCCGCCGAGCTGGCGTGGCTGAACGCCCACGGCATCAAGACCTGGGACCCCTACGTGAAGACTCCGGAAGTCTCCGACAAGGGCGTGAAAGTCGAATATCCGGACACTCCCGAAGCCCCCTGA
- a CDS encoding small basic protein, which produces MSKHNSLKASGTVGGKRSVLKRFERVKLLKERGEWKAGRTPIGLPKTKHEG; this is translated from the coding sequence ATGTCCAAGCACAACAGCCTCAAGGCCAGCGGCACCGTTGGTGGCAAGCGTTCCGTCCTCAAGCGTTTCGAGCGCGTGAAGCTCCTCAAGGAGCGCGGCGAATGGAAAGCCGGTCGCACCCCGATCGGTCTGCCGAAGACCAAGCACGAGGGCTGA
- a CDS encoding pseudouridine synthase, with the protein MSEEGIRLNKFLASCGIGSRRGCDEFIQTGRVEVNGHSCTNPGMRIGPEDHVKVDGRRVVTKTPVVVVFHKPRGFVCTKEDELGRETIYQFLPPGLHHLHHVGRLDRDSEGLLILTNDGDLTQKLMHPSKSMEKEYHVTSNQPFENPHLDQFLVGIYTPEGKLKAKSIERQSARRIKIVLEHGAKRQIRVMFEAMGYQVTKLLRVRIGSLWLGDLEPGDFQQLNATEIGMLLKNPKAAGSTKVFTKEILDERKAVEKAQKARAAAAEAAGKPAARKTAKPAARPTAGPKPRASAKVDLTKKPKPAKRGRPQATSRSERTPKRPGSKRHR; encoded by the coding sequence ATGAGCGAAGAAGGCATCCGCCTCAACAAGTTCCTCGCCTCCTGCGGCATCGGCTCGCGCCGTGGCTGTGACGAGTTCATCCAGACCGGCCGCGTGGAGGTCAATGGCCACTCCTGCACCAATCCCGGGATGCGCATCGGCCCGGAGGACCACGTGAAGGTGGACGGCCGCCGAGTCGTCACCAAGACGCCGGTGGTGGTGGTCTTCCACAAGCCGCGCGGCTTCGTCTGCACCAAGGAAGACGAGCTGGGCCGGGAAACGATCTACCAATTCCTGCCGCCCGGGCTTCACCACCTCCACCACGTCGGCCGCCTCGACCGCGATTCGGAAGGGCTCCTCATTCTCACCAACGACGGCGACCTGACGCAGAAACTCATGCATCCATCGAAGTCGATGGAGAAGGAGTACCACGTCACCTCGAATCAACCGTTCGAGAACCCGCATCTCGACCAGTTCCTCGTCGGCATCTACACGCCGGAGGGCAAGCTGAAGGCGAAGTCGATCGAGCGCCAGTCCGCGCGCCGCATCAAGATCGTGCTCGAGCACGGCGCGAAGCGGCAGATCCGCGTCATGTTCGAGGCGATGGGCTACCAGGTCACCAAGCTGCTGCGCGTGCGCATCGGCTCACTGTGGCTGGGCGACCTTGAACCGGGCGATTTCCAGCAGCTCAATGCCACCGAAATCGGCATGCTGCTGAAGAACCCGAAAGCCGCGGGCAGCACCAAGGTCTTCACCAAGGAAATCCTCGACGAGCGCAAGGCGGTGGAAAAGGCCCAGAAGGCCCGCGCCGCCGCCGCGGAAGCCGCCGGCAAACCGGCCGCCCGGAAAACGGCGAAACCCGCCGCCCGCCCGACCGCGGGACCGAAACCGCGCGCCAGCGCCAAGGTGGACCTCACCAAGAAGCCGAAGCCCGCCAAGCGCGGCCGCCCGCAGGCCACCTCCCGCTCCGAGCGCACCCCGAAGCGCCCGGGCAGCAAGCGGCACCGGTGA